Proteins encoded by one window of Cloeon dipterum chromosome 4, ieCloDipt1.1, whole genome shotgun sequence:
- the Cubn gene encoding cubilin, whose translation MAAPLLRLLLFGYFCVAVAKGQTLYEKQPRLRTQNGNLLIISGKDRNITLRTIGSQSFININGENLISLVAQAKSAVTTLQEGTIDSLQSSLKSLSSDLYSVGGVIQRTATLENGLTNLTTNVTRNRRIMVGRFGIMNNRVKKLERDLLLIKRNLRKNDCASNPCKNGGVCEDAFRKFYCRCIPGWEGPTCETDVNECARFVGTDLGCQNGATCVNKPGTYECLCPGGFYGLHCTQSSNNCTSASAIELCGHGTCIPQRLGGRGYTCLCDQGWKTNPLSGACTDDVNECETMTRPACSVSPAVPCVNTPGSFMCGACPAGFSGNGYFCSDIDECTTNNGGCSENPKVLCYNTMGSRMCGHCPPGFTGDGLTCTLSSSSPCGSNNGGCHPLARCYDNPNIGASFVQCICPPSYQGAGFGPLGCIRTGDNDSDVCRPNPCAHGRCYPSSTSYFECECHPGYKGYLCDTPILDGCNPNPCENGGTCVSRNGAYSCSCPSGFLGQQCQYLSSGCGGEINQDTGSITYSTKNEHFTAGINCLWHISVNESQVIVGTFSNFAVSLSPSCNADWVQIHDGKRPTSPSIGTYCGSALPPSNITSTTNAIVLWYNSPRASLQSSFEFRWTTKAPTCGGIFINQTLGTIKSPGFPAVYPANRECVWRISVRPGMRVRLHIFTLQLRQRSTNCERDFIEIKDGSGQMLQKICNNTGATSLTSIGPTMVIRFKSGEASGDEGKFEMTFSEITGVEGCGGTWTTERGVISSPNYPRVYPNRLHCEYLIQLPINERIKVTFADVKIETTENCNFDYLELRDGSSESSPLVSKICGTDIPAAFVSNGNELLFIFHTDQSKTERGFLIKYETACNQIFTAPSGIITSLNYPNNYSNSKECIYQIAQPLHKSIILEFLDFDIEAHQRCLHDSVTIRDGPSESSQFLGKFCGKKPPPITISTRNFLWIKFKTDATVVKKGFAANYTVVDTTCGGILVNPTGDINSQNTGDICTFVIHVEKSMVIRLTWRQIWSSDSNTNANCFNSDNAQIFDNSTSPAGMEIGRYCGNKLPPELVSQGNTVTIKLNQTMPDSSKFELSYASVKASDLCGGSYFTAAGTLTSPNYPRKYASNLDCIYIIQVADGQQISLNFTVFDLENSTDCSFDFIEIRNGQSNTSPLVGTFCGNNRPPPIIPSHSNSLWIRFHTDGTLQFKGFRALWDGASTGCGGILRSSSGHIESPNYPQPYGTNAECIWKIYVSKGNKINLWLVDFDMEKSDFSSGCYDYVEIRDGDALDGKVLKKQCTSNDFSGVIASNENSVTVIMATDASNAGRGFSLRYQSNCNNTLRGYRGVIESPNFPGDYPHNANCTWLIVAPPGNQINASFSHFALEQLGTECTVDFVKLMTVKVNDAGTEASEEIGKFCSTEEQPDPITTKYNMLRINFQTDLSVAYSGFRLEWVVHGCGGKFTTPFGTLQSPNYPNSYPHNTECKWEIEVEAGTSVELTINDLQMEQGADCTFDNLKVYGGPDENSPLLLHTCSKHARVLRVTTSGRYMTVTFKSDSSSNGKGFNAYYRQMPIGCGGSLQMNKGSFTSSNYPQNFYPNTICNWIINVDQYHTVRLTFDDFDVPKIGDNCDRQYVAVWEGYNTKNPPLLTHCGNTVPPEIRATGNLLYVRMVTNESLSKGFSATFHTACGATIQTATYGFIKSLNSREVQLGNSNDDNNCTWIITSTIPTSHVTLTITHLNIFRLETMNSSSECDMLHLDVHDGVGLQAPLAGRYCGKKIPPHIVSNGQSLTLNLVSEFFLQVQVEFAATYSVADTACGGTLTAEEGSFATPGYPGSYKLNAECIWRIAASPGNSLQLTFSMFDLESSEFCNNDYLEIRRGKSGEDRLLGVFCGSDLPRNLTLVNELWIKFRSDGSNVGAGFLAHYSLVHGGQLIGTSGQITNPLYPKYYAGSDIFKWRIIASSFKIIRLTFKEIFLNTMGCPITIYDGYDETAPQLLDICDQTVPPDSVISTSNVVYVTFSATPRMPGSMFMIQWTDWRRSASFATVTPGCGGAFNVSSNGSAEFTSPGFPYGYRNGLKCEWTFEAPVSYHTALYFNALDVEQSPTCSYDYVAVSSGSRYSDTWQNERKYCHPNATQVSGIHNSDRTRVSFLSDSAGNKTGFSATVFSVCGGNLQGPSGTLKLFNMTRSVPHGFLPVCEWNITVRPGRTIKVDIDQINTADVPGCPDDYLMLKNVKIGNSDPYFQKLFCGNLPPTDPIETLSNTLYVKFNVRKNYAQSGFSLSYQESSSICGGRYTFEEDGVNSLTISSPNHPNPPLTNTECEWVFIAPPGRRLRVDFTKVINMVYTRRCETAFVQFFNGGTSIAPSLGKYCKDQPSSLLTTDNSLYIRYQTTAAEPKNGFQVDVRVDDCGGTITSYDERAIEVPEKNDNSPHVCIWKVEAPEGTLISYSFNKFSVSTADENCSSDFVEVREVMRNPLAKSSKQNVTELSLSHPRFCGSNDNRTRNKWFNSATDQLLIILNSTRGIGKSADKYFKFVFRPLNQECGGALVAPEGEIVSPGYPSSQSRRQICSWTVQVPEGRRVKIEFLDFDLEGSQNACQQWLGIYNGLINLMSIGLYCGGENPGEISSSGNTVLIQSLTWQTSTHRGFKLKWSSDLPTVCEGDIKQASGSLTFPKANMSSIFCSWSRTNTQDQLAGTLSITVVNATMNRTQETTCLRSTRGILISADSHLNIAQICDKITTPKVITNPFPTTSIIAKQSDLANKLEFYMGYKFFECGGVLRGPIDNITSPAKMNMNCGWSLTYQYGQINVTFVNLNFTSDCSKQYLNVYNGRGSSHPKIGTYCKDKKAPASIMSQSNQLYVEYIGADSEQTGGTFFLQAMAVQKGCGGIYHLHTGLITSPNFPSTYPANSECNWEIVVDEGFHIGLKFVNRFFIELSANNCSKDYVEAFDFIDNDWKSLGKACGRAVPRPFNSTGNRMRVVFHSDNTTSGDGFAAIWNVNCGGLIRAKEGYISSPSYPSNYGKFLNCKYTILAPRKTITYSFLDFNLEQGFQDCRYDNVTIRRYTASRRLKRLTYVRGITRFMYRTETLTYCGQDLPPDGISSGSLTVSFQTDRWIEKRGFRLHYKLDDCDGSINETTILNPILYQSGLHAVTNCTWTITAPENKNVLFRFETFKVPKTQKCRGGAVKLFDARWQDRKKSIVQMCGNISDSQRVYISRGNEATLAYVASRPYAKANPFSVVISFTYGESVGCGGTINMINKSQSLIGSYSTKGISGNYENMLDCRWYVVASPGDSIKFAVNNFNVKDCANQSGNSTCNCDYLEVRDGTNQFSPILGRFCGSTRPPTLTSSGGSLYVRFVSDDYESDKGFQATITKSKSLCGPQELQVKETISELVSPGFGSADGYPPNVVCRWKLRYPTTLRFDIHIEQLDLESSVGCQNDKLVITEYTVPDEGENLVYAGNKPTAAPDLSIPGYMPRLFAHRGSTFCGNGSQMDWYSNSNAVDVIFSTNEAIGGRGFKLKYQLARCSRNFTRQYGRIHYQGRLHTTGFNNECSILISTEQNRTISLYFSELYSHKQSANCSESSIYKVYNGASTSADVLAEYCGVKVPNPVFSTGPSLLISVYQSDKWGEEGFDATYTTSDKGRGCGGILRSVAGSLTSPLYPGRTKTFSECLWEITVPDGSVVAIQFLAFNIGPRDTCNTDYLVIDEISRENGREVLRSKLCGNELPALFLANSNSIRLKYTTSIHNQGTGWKMHYVARQSSFDVNGVPSPPSN comes from the exons ATGGCAGCGCCTTTGCTGCGATTGCTCTTGTTTGGCTATTTCTGCGTCGCAGTCGCAAAAGGACAAACTTTGTATGAAAAACA GCCAAGACTGAGGACTCAAAATGGAAACTTGCTAATAATCAGCGGGAAAGACAGGAACATCACTCTCAGGACTATCGGCTCACAGAGTTTCATCAACATAAACGGCGAAAACTTGATTTCGTTGGTGGCACAA GCCAAGTCGGCAGTGACAACGTTACAGGAGGGCACGATCGACAGTTTGCAAAGCTCGCTAAAATCTTTGTCGAGTGACCTTTACAGCGTTGGTGGCGTGATTCAAAGAACCGCCACGCTTGAAAACGGTCTCACCAATCTAACAACTAACGTG ACCCGAAACAGGAGGATTATGGTGGGCAGATTCGGAATAATGAACAATCGg gttaaaaaattggagCGTGACCTTCTCTTGATCAAGAGGAACCTGCGGAAGAACGATTGTGCGAGCAATCCGTGCAAGAACGGCGGAGTTTGCGAAGACGCGTTCAGAAAGTTCTACTGCAGATGCATACCAGGCTGGGAA ggGCCGACGTGCGAAACAGACGTGAACGAATGTGCACGATTCGTGGGAACAGACTTAGGCTGTCAGAACGGAGCCACATGCGTCAACAAGCCAGGGACTTACGA gtgTTTGTGTCCTGGAGGTTTCTACGGACTGCACTGCACGCAAAGTTCCAACAACTGCACTTCAGCCTCCGCCATTGAGTTGTGCGGACACGGAACCTGCATCCCTCAGCGGCTCGGAGGGAGGGGCTATACCTGTCTTTGCGACCAG GGTTGGAAAACGAACCCTCTATCAGGAGCATGCACTGACGACGTGAACGAGTGCGAAACGATGACGAGGCCAGCGTGTTCAGTTTCCCCGGCCGTTCCTTGCGTCAACACTCCAGGCTCTTTCATGTGCGGAGCTTGCCCAGCAG GGTTTTCGGGAAATGGATATTTCTGCTCCGACATCGACGAGTGCACGACAAACAACGGGGGTTGCAGTGAAAATCCGAAAGTGCTTTGCTACAATACTATG GGATCGCGAATGTGCGGCCATTGCCCGCCAGGTTTCACAGGTGACGGATTGACCTGCACGctaagcagcagcagcccgtGCGGCTCCAACAACGGCGGCTGCCACCCTCTGGCCCGCTGCTATGACAATCCAA ACATTGGGGCTTCGTTTGTGCAGTGCATTTGCCCACCAAGCTACCAAGGAGCTGGATTCGGACCTCTCGGCTGCATACGCACCGGTGACAACGACTCAGACGTTTGCAGGCCGAATCCTTGCGCTCACGGAAGATGCTACCCTTCAAGCACTAGTTATTTTGAATGCGAATGTCATCCGGGCTATAAAG gatATTTGTGCGACACTCCAATATTGGACGGATGCAATCCAAATCCGTGCGAAAACGGTGGGACGTGCGTCTCAAGAAACGGAGCCTACTCCTGCTCCTGTCCAAGTGGTTTCTTAGGTCAGCAGTGCCAGTATCTGAGCTCTG GTTGCGGAGGGGAAATCAACCAAGATACGGGCTCCATCACTTACTCAACAAAAAACGAGCATTTTACGGCGGGTATCAACTGCTTGTGGCACATCAGCGTTAACGAGTCGCAGGTCATCGTTGGTACCTTTTCCAACTTTGCAGTTTCTCTAAGTCCGAGCTGCAATGCCGACTGGGTCCAG ATCCACGACGGAAAGAGACCTACGTCGCCGTCGATTGGCACCTATTGTGGAAGTGCATTACCGCCTTCTAATATCACCAGCACGACCAACGCCATCGTTTTGTGGTACAACTCTCCACGTGCCTCTTTGCAGTCGAGTTTTGAGTTTCGCTGGACGACTAAAGCACCTA CATGTGGAGGAATCTTCATAAACCAAACCTTGGGCACGATTAAGTCTCCAGGATTCCCAGCCGTGTATCCCGCGAACCGAGAGTGCGTTTGGCGGATATCGGTGCGGCCAGGGATGCGGGTCAGATTGCACATTTTCACCTTACAGCTGCGACAAAGGTCAACTAATTGCGAGCGAGATTTCATTGAA ATCAAAGATGGATCCGGCCAGATGCtgcaaaaaatttgcaacaatacGGGCGCCACGTCGCTCACCTCAATTGGGCCCACGATGGTAATCCGCTTCAAAAGTGGAGAGGCCAGTGGTGACGAAGGAAAATTCGAAATGACATTCTCCGAGATAACTG GCGTTGAAGGATGCGGAGGCACGTGGACTACAGAGCGCGGTGTCATCTCTTCGCCCAATTATCCTAGGGTTTACCCAAATAGACTGCATTGCGAATATTTGATCCAACTTCCGATCAACGAGAGAATCAAAGTTACCTTTGCTGACGTTAAGATAGAGACGactgaaaattgtaattttgattaCTTGGAG tTACGCGATGGGTCTTCTGAAAGTAGCCCCCTCGTCTCCAAAATCTGCGGCACCGATATTCCAGCTGCATTTGTATCAAACGGAAATGAACTGCTCTTCATTTTCCACACAGATCAGTCAAAGACCGAAAgaggatttttaataaaatatgaaacag CTTGCAACCAAATCTTCACGGCTCCAAGTGGAATAATTACTTCACTAAACTatccaaataattattcaaactcgaaAGAATGCATTTATCAAATAGCTCAACCTCTGCACAAGTCGATcatcttggaatttttagattttgataTAGAGGCACATCAAAGGTGTTTGCACGACTCGGTCACA ATTAGAGATGGTCCGTCAGAAAGCTCACAGTTCTTGGGAAAATTTTGTGGCAAGAAACCTCCACCGATCACGATTTCGACAAGAAACTTTCTATGGATCAAATTCAAGACTGACGCAACCGTGGTTAAAAAGGGCTTTGCGGCGAATTACACCGTTGTGGACACaa cttGTGGCGGAATTCTCGTCAATCCAACCGGCGACATCAACTCACAAAACACTGGTGACATTTGTACGTTCGTGATCCACGTCGAGAAATCAATGGTGATCCGCCTCACCTGGAGACAAATTTGGAGCAGCGATTCAAACACTAATGCAAACTGCTTCAACTCGGACAATGCACAGATTTTTGACAACTCCACGAGCCCGGCAGGAATGGAAATTGGAAG gtACTGTGGCAATAAGTTGCCCCCGGAGTTGGTCTCGCAGGGTAACACGGTGACCATAAAACTGAACCAAACGATGCCCGACTCGTCCAAATTTGAGCTGTCTTACGCATCAGTCAAGGCGTCCGact TGTGTGGAGGATCATACTTCACCGCCGCCGGAACTCTCACGTCACCAAATTACCCCAGGAAATACGCGTCAAACTTGGACTGCATTTACATCATTCAGGTTGCTGATGGACAGCAAATCAGTCTCAACTTCACGGTTTTCGATTTGGAAAACTCAACGGATTGCTCGTttgatttcattgaaattag gAACGGGCAAAGCAATACTTCGCCGTTGGTTGGAACGTTCTGTGGAAATAACCGGCCGCCGCCGATCATACCATCTCACAGTAATTCACTCTGGATTCGCTTCCACACTGACGGCACCCTTCAATTCAAAGGCTTCAGAGCTCTTTGGGATGGAGCTTCAACAG GCTGTGGCGGTATTTTGAGATCATCATCTGGACACATTGAGTCACCAAATTATCCTCAGCCATATGGGACAAACGCAGAGtgcatttggaaaatttacgtcagcaaaggaaacaaaatcaaCCTTTGGCTGGTGGATTTTGACATGGAAAAGTCAGATTTTTCTTCAGGCTGTTATGACTATGTTGAG ATTAGAGATGGCGATGCTTTAGATGGTAAGGTTTTGAAGAAGCAGTGCACCTCAAACGACTTCAGCGGAGTGATTGCGTCCAACGAAAATTCAGTCACAGTCATAATGGCGACCGACGCATCCAACGCAGGAAGAGGATTTAGTCTACGTTATCAGTCAA ATTGCAACAACACTCTTCGAGGGTATCGAGGTGTAATTGAAAGTCCGAATTTCCCTGGTGACTATCCGCACAACGCGAACTGCACTTGGTTGATAGTCGCTCCACCAGGAAACCAGATCAACGCATCGTTTTCGCACTTTGCACTTGAGCAGCTCGGTACTGAATGCACTGTGGACTTTGTCAAG CTCATGACAGTTAAGGTTAATGACGCTGGAACTGAAGCATCAGAGGAAATTGGAAAGTTTTGCTCAACAGAGGAACAACCGGACCCGATAACCACAAAGTATAACATGCTTCGCATCAATTTCCAAACTGATTTGAGCGTCGCCTACTCTGGTTTTCGACTAGAATGGGTGGTCCAcg GCTGCGGAGGAAAATTTACAACGCCGTTTGGGACGTTGCAGTCACCGAATTATCCAAATTCCTATCCACACAACACAGAATGCAAATGGGAAATCGAAGTGGAGGCAGGCACAAGCGTAGAATTGACCATAAACGATTTACAAATGGAGCAAGGAGCCGATTGCACATTCGACAATCTGAAG GTATATGGTGGCCCAGACGAAAACTCACCCCTTTTGCTACACACATGCTCTAAACACGCCAGAGTGTTGAGAGTCACTACGTCCGGACGATATATGACCGTGACATTCAAAAGTGACTCGTCCTCCAACGGCAAAGGATTCAACGCTTACTACAGACAAATGCCAATAG ggtGCGGTGGGTCACTGCAAATGAACAAGGGCAGCTTTACCAGCAGCAACTATCCTCAAAACTTCTACCCAAATACGATTTGCAACTGGATAATTAATGTCGATCAATATCACACGGTCCGTTTGACTTTTGACGACTTTGATGTACCAAAAATCGGAGACAATTGCGATCGGCAGTATGTTGCG GTATGGGAAGGATACAACACTAAGAACCCACCGCTTCTCACACACTGTGGTAACACAGTGCCACCTGAAATCAGGGCGACAGGCAATTTACTATACGTTAGGATGGTCACCAACGAAAGTTTATCAAAAGGGTTCTCAGCAACATTCCATACT GCGTGCGGAGCGACGATTCAGACCGCGACTTATGGATTTATCAAGAGCTTAAACAGTCGCGAAGTGCAGCTAGGCAACTCAAACGATGACAACAACTGCACTTGGATTATAACCTCCACTATTCCaa CGTCACACGTGACTTTGACAATAACCCATCTGAACATATTCAGACTGGAAACTATGAACAGCAGTTCAGAATGCGATATGCTGCATTTGGACGTGCACGACGGAGTCGGATTACAAGCACCATTGGCTGGAAGGTActgcgggaaaaaaattccgcCGCATATTGTCAGCAACGGACAATCACTCACCCTCAATCTGGTGAGCGAGTTCTTCCTCCAGGTTCAAGTGGAGTTTGCTGCGACATATTCGGTTGCAGACACAg CTTGTGGAGGAACATTAACTGCCGAGGAAGGGTCATTTGCCACACCTGGCTACCCTGGAAGCTACAAACTTAATGCTGAGTGCATTTGGAGAATTGCAGCATCACCTG GAAATTCTTTGCAACTAACGTTTTCCATGTTTGATTTGGAATCAAGTGAGTTTTGCAACAACGACTACTTGGAAATTAGGAGAGGCAAATCTGGGGAAGACAGGCTGTTAGGCGTGTTTTGCGGAAGTGATCTTCCCAGAAACTTAACGTTGGTCAACGAATTATGGATCAAATTCAGGAGTGACGGAAGCAACGTTGGAGCTGGATTTCTAGCGCACTATTCTTTAG TTCATGGTGGGCAACTGATTGGTACCAGTGGTCAAATAACAAATCCTTTGTATCCAAAATATTACGCTGGCAGCGACATTTTTAAGTGGAGAATAATAGCCAGCtcgtttaaaataatcagacTGACGTTCAAAGAAATATTCCTTAACACGATGGGCTGCCCTATCACG ATTTACGACGGATACGACGAAACAGCGCCGCAGCTTCTGGATATATGCGACCAGACCGTTCCGCCCGATTCAGTTATTTCAACATCAAATGTCGTTTACGTCACTTTCAGCGCAACGCCCAGGATGCCAGGCTCTATGTTTATGATTCAGTGGACCGATTGGAGAAGATCGGCATCGTTCGCAACAGTTACGCCAG GCTGCGGAGGAGCATTTAACGTTTCAAGCAACGGATCTGCAGAATTCACGAGTCCTGGTTTCCCCTACGGCTACAGAAATGGATTGAAATGCGAGTGGACATTCGAAGCGCCTGTATCGTACCACACAGCGCTGTATTTCAACGCACTTGATGTGGAACAAAGCCCAACATGCTCCTATGACTATGTCGCAGTTTCCTCAG GTTCTAGATATTCTGATACCTGGCAGAATGAGAGAAAATACTGCCACCCAAACGCAACGCAAGTGAGTGGAATCCACAATTCGGATCGGACGAGGGTTAGTTTTTTGTCTGATTCTGCTGGCAATAAAACTGGATTCTCTGCGACCGTCTTTTCAG TGTGTGGAGGAAATCTACAAGGTCCGAGCGGCACATTGAAGCTGTTCAACATGACCAGGTCTGTGCCTCACGGCTTCCTGCCGGTTTGCGAGTGGAACATTACGGTGCGTCCTGGTAGGACCATCAAAGTCGACATTGACCAAATAAACACGGCCGACGTGCCAGGCTGCCCCGATGACTATCTCATG cttaaaaatgtaaaaattggaaactcTGACCCGTACTTCCAAAAACTGTTTTGCGGAAACTTGCCTCCCACCGATCCGATAGAAACTTTGAGTAACACACTCTACGTCAAGTTCAACGTCAGGAAAAACTATGCTCAG AGTGGTTTCTCACTGTCTTACCAAGAGAGTTCTTCTATATGCGGAGGCCGTTACACTTTCGAGGAAGATGGAGTTAATTCCCTAACAATTAGCTCTCCCAATCACCCGAATCCGCCGCTGACCAATACTGAATGCGAGTGGGTGTTTATTGCTCCACCTGGGCGCAGACTGAGGGTCGATTTCACAAAGGTCATCAACATGGTTTACACGAGAAG atGTGAAACTGCTTTTGTGCAGTTCTTTAACGGAGGAACGTCTATTGCCCCAAGTcttggaaaatattgcaagGACCAGCCCAGCTCGCTGCTGACAACTGACAATTCCCTTTATATTCGATACCAGACAACAGCAGCAGAACCCAAAAACGGATTCCAAGTCGACGTCAGAGTTG ACGACTGCGGAGGTACCATAACGAGCTACGACGAGAGGGCAATCGAGGTTCCAGAAAAGAACGACAACAGTCCCCACGTGTGCATTTGGAAGGTGGAGGCGCCCGAAGGCACTTTGATATCCTACTCGTTCAACAAATTCAGTGTTAGCACGGCCGACGAAAATTGCTCCTCTGATTTTGTCGAAGTGAGGGAAGTCATGCGAAATCCActggcaaaaagcagcaagcaGAACGTTACGGAACTATCGCTTTCCCATCCGAGATTTTGCGGATCGAACGACAATCGCACAAGAAACAAGTGGTTTAACTCTGCGACGGACCAGTTGCTAATCATCCTCAATTCAACCAGAGGCATTGGAAAATCGGCTgataaatactttaagtttgTGTTTAGACCACTAAATCAAG aATGCGGTGGAGCGCTGGTCGCACCAGAGGGGGAAATAGTCAGTCCTGGTTATCCCAGCTCTCAGTCACGCAGGCAGATCTGCTCATGGACGGTTCAGGTGCCTGAAGGGCGAAGggtcaaaattgaattcctCGACTTTGACTTGGAGGGCTCTCAGAACGCGTGTCAGCAGTGGCTGGgg ATTTACAACGGCTTGATCAATTTGATGTCGATTGGTCTGTATTGCGGCGGAGAAAACCCCGGCGAGATCAGTTCCTCGGGCAACACGGTGCTGATCCAGTCGCTCACGTGGCAAACCTCCACACACAGAGGCTTCAAACTGAAGTGGTCTTCCGACCTTCCAACAG TTTGCGAAGGAGACATTAAGCAGGCTTCTGGCTCCTTGACCTTCCCTAAAGCGAACATGTCATCAATCTTCTGTTCGTGGAGCAGAACTAATACGCAGGATCAGCTGGCAGGGACTTTATCAATCACGGTTGTCAACGCTACAATGAACCGCACTCAAGAGACAACTTGCTTACGCTCTACCCGCGGAATTCTTATTTCTGCAG ACAGTCATTTAAACATCGCTCAAATTTGCGACAAAATAACGACACCGAAAGTGATTACCAATCCATTCCCGACGACAAGCATAATAGCAAAGCAAAGCGACCTGGCCAATAAGTTAGAATTCTACATGGGATACAAATTCTTCGAGTGCGGAGGAGTGCTGAGAGGTCCGATAGACAACATCACATCGCCAGCCAAAATGAACATGAACTGCGGTTGGAGTTTAACCTACCAGTACGGCCAAATCAAC GTCACTTttgtgaatttgaatttcacgTCCGACTGCTCGAAGCAGTATTTGAACGTGTACAACGGCAGGGGATCTAGTCATCCAAAGATCGGCACTTACtgcaaagataaaaaagcgCCCGCGTCCATTATGTCACAGTCGAACCAACTCTATGTCGAGTACATTGGCGCCGACAGCGAGCAAACGGGAGGGACGTTTTTCCTTCAGGCAATGGCTGTGCAAAAAG GTTGCGGCGGAATTTATCACTTGCACACGGGTCTGATAACTTCGCCCAACTTCCCGTCTACCTACCCGGCAAACTCGGAGTGCAATTGGGAGATCGTGGTTGACGAGGGATTCCATATCGGCCTTAAATTTGTCAACCGATTTTTCATTGAACTCAGCGCCAACAACTGCTCTAAGGACTATGTGGAG GCTTTTGACTTCATTGACAACGACTGGAAATCTTTGGGTAAAGCTTGTGGACGGGCAGTTCCCAGACCTTTCAATTCCACGGGAAACCGAATGCGAGTGGTGTTTCACAGTGACAACACAACATCTGGCGACGGGTTTGCG GCAATCTGGAATGTCAACTGCGGTGGTCTCATAAGAGCGAAAGAAGGATACATCTCCTCTCCCAGCTACCCATCTAACTACGGAAAATTCCTCAACTGCAAATATACGATCTTGGCACCGAGAAAGACAATTACTTACAGTTTCCTTGACTTTAATTTGGAGCAAG GTTTCCAAGATTGCCGCTATGATAACGTGACTATTAGAAGGTACACAGCAAGCAGACGGCTGAAACGGTTGACTTATGTTAGAGGGATCACACGTTTCATGTATCGAACGGAAACACTTACTTACTGCGGACAAGATTTACCTCCCGATGGAATTTCATCGGGATCTCTAACTGTCTCATTCCAAACTGACAGATGGATCGAAAAGAGAGGCTTCCGATTGCACTACAAGCTTGATG acTGCGATGGAAGCATAAATGAAACAACgattttaaatccaattctCTACCAAAGCGGATTACATGCTGTAACGAATTGCACTTGGACAATAACCGCTCCGGAAAATAAGAATGTTCTGTTTCG GTTCGAGACTTTCAAAGTTCCAAAAACGCAGAAATGCAGAGGCGGTGCGGTCAAGCTGTTTGACGCAAGGTGGCAAGACAGGAAAAAATCCATCGTGCAAATGTGCGGTAACATCAGCGACAGCCAAAGAGTGTATATATCTCGCGGAAACGAGGCCACCCTGGCATACGTTGCCAGCAGACCGTATGCCAAGGCTAACCCCTTCTCAGTCGTCATCTCGTTCACCTATG GCGAAAGTGTCGGTTGTGGAGGCACAATCAACATGATAAACAAGAGCCAATCGTTGATCGGTTCATACTCAACGAAGGGTATAAGTGGAAACTACGAGAATATGCTCGATTGTCGCTGGTATGTCGTGGCGAGCCCTGGCGACTCAATCAAGTTCGCTGTCAACAACTTCAACGTCAAGGACTGCGCAAACCAGTCTGGGAATTCTACATGCAATTGCGACTATCTCGAg GTGCGAGACGgcacaaatcaattttcgccGATTCTGGGACGCTTCTGTGGCAGCACACGTCCTCCGACACTCACTTCTTCTGGAGGATCCCTCTATGTTCGATTCGTTTCAGACGATTATGAGAGCGACAAAGGTTTCCAGGCCACAATTACTAAATCCAAgt CTTTGTGCGGACCGCAAGAGCTGCAAGTAAAAGAGACGATTTCAGAATTAGTTTCGCCAGGATTTGGCTCTGCCGATGGCTACCCGCCTAATGTTGTTTGTAGATGGAAACTTCGATACCCCACCACGTTAAGATTTGACATTCACATCGAGCAGTTGGATTTGGAGAGCTCCGTCGGCTGTCAAAACGACAAACTTGTCATAACGGAGTACACG GTGCCTGACGAGGGAGAAAACTTAGTGTACGCTGGAAACAAACCGACGGCCGCTCCAGACTTAAGTATACCTGGATACAtg CCTCGGTTGTTTGCTCACCGCGGATCGACTTTCTGCGGAAACGGCTCCCAAATGGATTGGTACTCAAATAGCAACGCAGTCGACGTCATATTTTCAACCAATGAAGCCATCGGGGGCCGAGGATTCAAGCTCAAGTACCAACTTGCAC GCTGCAGTCGAAATTTCACGAGGCAATACGGTAGGATCCACTATCAAGGACGGCTTCACACAACAGGCTTTAACAACGAATGCTCCATTCTAATTTCTACCGAGCAGAATAGAACCATTTCCTTGTACTTTTCTGAGTTGTACTCCCACAAGCAGAGCGCTAACTGCAGCGAGTCGTCTATTTACAAG GTGTACAATGGCGCTTCAACATCTGCGGACGTGTTGGCCGAGTATTGTGGGGTGAAAGTTCCAAATCCGGTCTTTTCCACGGGACCATCTTTACTGATATCCGTGTACCAAAGCGATAAGTGGGGCGAAGAAGGCTTTGACGCGACTTACACGACGTCAGACAAAG GTCGCGGATGTGGTGGAATATTGCGCAGTGTGGCAGGAAGTTTAACCAGTCCCCTATACCCTGGCAGGACGAAAACCTTCTCCGAATGTCTGTGGGAAATCACGGTGCCGGATGGATCCGTGGTGGCGATTCAATTCCTAG catTCAACATCGGCCCAAGGGACACGTGCAACACAGATTACTTGGTCATTGACGAAATCAGCCGGGAAAACGGACGAGAAGTGCTCAGGAGCAAGCTTTGCGGAAAT GAGCTGCCGGCACTATTCTTGGCCAATTCTAACTCTATCCGTCTTAAGTACACGACCAGCATCCACAACCAAGGGACGGGATGGAAGATGCATTACGTAGCTAGGCAATCAA GTTTTGACGTGAATGGGGTGCCATCACCGCCATCtaattga